One genomic window of Undibacterium cyanobacteriorum includes the following:
- the gltA gene encoding citrate synthase: protein MINSDTKATLSFSDGSPSLDLPIYKGSIGPDVIDIRKLYGATGKFTYDPGFMSTAACNSSITYIDGDKGELLYRGYPIEQLATNGGDFLESCYLLLNGELPNATQKSEFVNMVTKHTMVHEQMQFFFRGFRRDAHPMSVLVGTVGALASFYHDSLDINDPHHREVSAIRLIAKMPTLVAMAYKYSIGQPFVYPRNDLSYSANFMYMMFSNPCEPYKVNEVLVRALDRILILHADHEQNASTSTVRLAGSSGANPFACIAAGIACLWGPAHGGANEAALSMLEEIGSVDNIPKFIEQVKDKNSGVKLMGFGHRVYKNYDPRAKLMRETCYEVLNELGLQDDPLFKLAMALEKIALEDEYFVSRKLYPNVDFYSGIVQRALGIPTALFTGIFALARTVGWVAQWKEMISDPEQKIGRPRQLFIGAPKRDVPPIDKR, encoded by the coding sequence ATGATAAATTCTGACACAAAAGCAACCCTATCGTTCTCTGATGGCTCACCATCATTGGATCTGCCAATTTACAAAGGCTCCATCGGTCCGGATGTCATTGATATTCGCAAACTCTATGGCGCGACGGGCAAGTTCACGTATGACCCAGGTTTCATGTCAACTGCTGCTTGTAACTCTTCCATTACCTACATTGATGGTGATAAAGGTGAGTTGTTGTACCGTGGTTACCCAATTGAACAGTTGGCGACAAACGGCGGTGATTTCTTGGAATCCTGCTACTTGTTGTTGAATGGCGAATTGCCAAACGCAACGCAAAAGAGTGAATTCGTCAACATGGTGACTAAGCACACCATGGTGCACGAACAGATGCAATTCTTCTTCCGCGGTTTCCGCCGTGACGCGCATCCGATGTCTGTTTTGGTCGGTACGGTTGGTGCTTTGGCATCCTTCTACCATGATTCTTTGGACATCAACGATCCTCACCACCGCGAAGTTTCTGCGATTCGTTTGATCGCGAAAATGCCAACTTTGGTAGCGATGGCATATAAATATTCGATCGGCCAACCATTCGTTTATCCACGTAATGATTTGTCGTACAGTGCGAACTTCATGTACATGATGTTCTCCAATCCATGTGAGCCATACAAAGTCAATGAAGTTTTGGTTCGTGCATTGGATCGTATCTTGATTTTACATGCTGATCACGAACAAAATGCATCGACGTCGACAGTGCGTTTGGCAGGTTCCTCTGGCGCGAATCCATTTGCATGTATCGCTGCTGGTATCGCTTGCTTGTGGGGCCCTGCGCACGGTGGTGCTAATGAAGCAGCCTTGAGCATGTTGGAGGAAATCGGCTCTGTTGACAATATTCCTAAGTTCATCGAACAAGTTAAAGACAAGAACTCTGGCGTGAAGTTGATGGGCTTTGGTCACCGCGTCTACAAGAACTACGATCCACGTGCGAAGTTGATGCGTGAAACTTGCTACGAAGTCTTGAATGAACTTGGTTTGCAAGACGATCCATTGTTCAAATTGGCGATGGCGCTCGAGAAAATTGCTTTGGAAGACGAGTACTTTGTTTCTCGTAAGCTGTATCCAAACGTCGACTTCTATTCTGGTATCGTGCAACGCGCTTTGGGTATTCCAACCGCCTTGTTCACCGGTATCTTCGCATTAGCGCGTACCGTCGGTTGGGTCGCTCAATGGAAAGAAATGATTTCTGATCCAGAGCAAAAAATTGGTCGTCCACGTCAATTGTTTATCGGTGCGCCAAAACGTGATGTGCCACCGATCGACAAGCGTTAA
- a CDS encoding PspC domain-containing protein, which produces MNIADEIARLHELHRSGALSDEEFAAAKEKVLASASTSSQASGNENPFSNLNQLRRSKHNQWVGGVCAGLGKYSNLEPWIWRLMFVLFVSAFGTGFIAYLLAWVFIPEEE; this is translated from the coding sequence ATGAATATCGCCGACGAAATCGCGCGTTTGCATGAGCTTCATCGTTCAGGTGCTCTGAGCGATGAAGAATTTGCAGCGGCCAAAGAAAAAGTTTTGGCATCCGCATCGACCAGCTCGCAAGCATCAGGTAACGAGAATCCATTTTCCAATCTGAACCAACTGCGTCGTTCCAAACACAATCAATGGGTAGGCGGGGTCTGCGCCGGTTTAGGCAAATACTCCAACTTAGAACCTTGGATTTGGCGTTTGATGTTCGTGCTGTTTGTGAGTGCATTCGGAACTGGCTTCATCGCTTATTTGTTAGCCTGGGTATTCATCCCCGAGGAAGAGTAA
- the lpdA gene encoding dihydrolipoyl dehydrogenase produces MSKQFDVVVIGGGPGGYIAAIRAAQLGFSTACIDAWTNEKGGPAPGGTCTNVGCIPSKALLQSSEHYEHAGHAFADHGISVSGLELDVSKMLARKNTIVKQNNDGILYLFKKNKVTFFHGHGSFVKAVDGGYEIKVAGKAEETIVGKHIVVATGSNARALPGAAFDEEVILSNDGALRIGAVPQKLGVIGAGVIGLEMGSVWRRCGAEVTVLEALPTFLGAVDEQIAKEAHKLFSKQGLNINLGVKIGEIVKGDNQVTVNYVDNAGAEHKAVFDKLIISIGRTPNTNGLNTEAVGLALDERGFVSVDGDCKTNLPNVWAVGDVVRGPMLAHKAEEEGVAVAERIAGQHGHVNFATIPWVIYTSPEIAWVGRTEQQLKADGVEYKAGTFPFMANGRARALGDTSGMVKFLADAKTDEILGVHIVGPMASELISEAVVAMEFRASSEDIARICHAHPSLSEATKEAALAVDKRSLNF; encoded by the coding sequence ATGAGCAAACAATTTGACGTAGTGGTTATTGGTGGTGGTCCTGGTGGATATATCGCAGCGATTCGTGCAGCGCAGTTGGGTTTTTCAACAGCGTGTATCGATGCATGGACAAATGAAAAAGGCGGTCCAGCACCAGGTGGTACATGTACTAACGTAGGGTGTATTCCTTCGAAAGCCTTGTTGCAATCGTCTGAACACTACGAACACGCTGGCCATGCATTTGCTGATCACGGCATTAGCGTCTCTGGCTTGGAACTCGATGTCAGCAAAATGTTGGCACGCAAAAACACAATCGTTAAACAAAACAACGATGGTATTTTGTATTTGTTCAAAAAGAATAAAGTGACTTTCTTCCACGGCCATGGTTCCTTTGTAAAAGCCGTTGATGGTGGCTATGAAATCAAGGTCGCGGGCAAGGCTGAAGAAACGATTGTTGGTAAGCACATCGTTGTCGCTACAGGCTCCAATGCACGCGCATTGCCAGGTGCTGCTTTCGATGAAGAAGTGATCTTGTCAAACGACGGTGCTTTGCGTATCGGTGCCGTACCTCAAAAACTCGGCGTGATTGGCGCCGGTGTGATCGGTTTGGAAATGGGCAGCGTGTGGCGTCGTTGTGGTGCCGAAGTGACGGTATTGGAAGCATTGCCAACATTCCTCGGTGCTGTTGATGAGCAAATCGCGAAAGAGGCCCATAAACTCTTCTCCAAGCAAGGTTTGAATATCAATCTCGGCGTGAAGATTGGCGAAATCGTCAAAGGCGATAATCAAGTGACAGTCAATTACGTCGACAATGCTGGCGCGGAACACAAAGCGGTATTCGATAAATTGATCATTTCTATCGGTCGCACACCGAACACCAATGGTTTGAATACTGAGGCAGTCGGCTTGGCTTTGGATGAGCGTGGTTTCGTCTCCGTCGATGGTGATTGCAAAACCAATTTGCCGAACGTATGGGCGGTTGGCGACGTGGTGCGCGGTCCGATGTTGGCGCACAAAGCGGAAGAAGAAGGTGTGGCAGTCGCTGAGCGCATCGCTGGTCAACATGGTCATGTCAATTTTGCGACGATTCCTTGGGTTATCTACACTTCACCAGAAATCGCTTGGGTCGGTCGTACAGAGCAGCAATTGAAGGCGGATGGCGTTGAGTACAAAGCAGGTACTTTCCCATTTATGGCGAACGGCCGTGCGCGTGCTTTGGGCGATACCTCAGGTATGGTGAAATTCTTGGCAGACGCGAAGACAGATGAGATCTTAGGTGTTCATATCGTGGGTCCAATGGCGTCCGAATTGATTTCTGAAGCAGTGGTCGCTATGGAGTTCCGTGCGTCCTCTGAAGACATCGCGCGTATTTGCCACGCCCATCCATCTTTGTCTGAAGCGACTAAAGAAGCTGCCTTGGCAGTCGACAAGCGTTCTTTGAATTTTTAA
- a CDS encoding methionine aminotransferase, which yields MTPSVLTLNSKLPGVTTTIFQTMSSIAQEAKAINLGQGSPDFDCAPELIQSVHGAMLAGHNQYPPMIGSLNLRQAVVQKVEQLYRARYDVNGEITITSGATQGLLTSILATVHAGDEVIVIEPAYDSYVPSIQLAGGIPVRVPMHYLKSEARFSYDWDLVRNALSPRTRMIIINSPHNPTGVCLDQEDLDTLAEIVRDSNIIILSDEVYEHMVFDRRKHNSLASHEELRQRTLIVSSFGKTYHVTGWKIGYVLGPHNLMQEFRKVHQFNVFTANSAMQIGIANFMEDPQPYLDLPGFYQAKRDYFRDGLSNTAFKLLPTEGSYFQCVDYSELSDVSELEFATWLCQQIGVAAIPISAFYHEKKDQKLVRFCFAKKITTLDQAIEKLQKLKFK from the coding sequence ATGACCCCATCCGTCCTGACACTCAACTCAAAACTTCCTGGTGTAACAACAACGATTTTTCAAACCATGTCTTCGATCGCTCAAGAGGCGAAGGCGATTAATCTTGGACAAGGTTCTCCAGATTTCGATTGTGCTCCTGAATTGATTCAGTCTGTTCATGGCGCGATGCTGGCCGGCCACAATCAATATCCACCGATGATAGGTAGCTTAAATCTCAGACAAGCCGTCGTGCAAAAAGTCGAACAACTCTATCGAGCACGGTATGACGTCAATGGTGAGATTACGATTACTTCGGGTGCGACACAGGGACTCTTGACCAGTATTCTTGCGACCGTCCATGCGGGCGACGAAGTAATTGTCATCGAACCAGCATATGACAGTTATGTCCCCAGCATACAACTGGCAGGAGGAATTCCGGTTCGCGTTCCCATGCACTATCTCAAGAGCGAAGCGCGCTTCAGTTACGATTGGGATCTTGTCAGAAATGCGCTGAGTCCACGAACGCGGATGATCATCATCAATTCACCTCATAACCCTACGGGGGTATGCCTTGATCAGGAAGACCTCGACACGCTCGCTGAAATCGTGAGAGATAGCAATATCATCATTTTGTCGGATGAAGTTTATGAGCACATGGTATTCGACCGTCGAAAGCACAATTCACTCGCAAGTCACGAGGAATTGCGTCAGCGCACCCTTATCGTTTCAAGCTTCGGAAAAACCTATCATGTCACAGGATGGAAGATCGGTTATGTGCTCGGGCCGCACAATTTGATGCAAGAATTTCGTAAAGTCCACCAATTCAATGTCTTTACTGCCAACTCAGCGATGCAAATCGGCATTGCGAATTTTATGGAAGATCCGCAGCCCTATCTTGATTTGCCCGGCTTCTATCAAGCAAAGCGCGACTATTTCCGAGACGGGCTAAGCAACACAGCGTTTAAACTTTTGCCGACCGAAGGTAGTTATTTTCAGTGCGTGGATTATTCGGAACTCTCCGATGTATCAGAACTGGAATTTGCAACGTGGCTATGTCAACAAATTGGCGTTGCTGCGATCCCTATTTCAGCCTTTTATCATGAGAAAAAAGACCAAAAGCTGGTGCGATTTTGTTTCGCTAAGAAAATCACCACGCTCGATCAGGCCATAGAGAAATTACAAAAACTAAAATTCAAATAA
- a CDS encoding 2-oxoglutarate dehydrogenase E1 component: protein MMQQYNANSYLFGGNAPYVEELYEAYLNNPGSVPDNWRAYFDAMQHVPAVDGTSKPDVAHAPVIASFAERAKQGPIRTVSASADAEMGRKRVAAQQLIAAYRFLGSRWANLDPLQRQERPSLPELEPSFYGFTDADMDIQFNISNTYFGTETASLRDLLNSLRDTYCRSIGAEFMYISDPAEKRWMQEKLESIRSTPSFTAEKKKHILDRLTAAEGLERYLHTRYVGQKRFSLEGGESFIASIDETIQRAGERGVEEIVIGMAHRGRLNVLVNTLGKMPQDLFAEFEGKHGDDLPAGDVKYHQGFSSDVSTPGGPVHLSLAFNPSHLEIVNPVVEGSVKARMDRRGDKDGSQVLPILVHGDAAFAGQGVVMETLNLAQTRGYGTGGTVHIVINNQIGFTTSDPRDARSTTYCSDVVKMIEAPVLHVNADDPEAVVLATQIALDYRMTFKKDVVVDIICYRKLGHNEQDTPALTQPLMYKKIGQHPGTRKMYADKLVAQGTIPADGGDQMVAAFREAMDAGKHTHDPVISNFKNKYAVDWIPFLNRKWTDAADTAVPTTELKRLAERITTVPEGFKPHSLVEKVLGDRAAMGRGDMNLDWGMGEHLAFASLVSSGYAVRLTGQDAGRGTFVHRHAVLHDQNRERWDAGTYIPLQNISDKQAPFTVIDSVLSEEAVLGFEYGYSTAEPNTLTIWEAQFGDFANGAQVVIDQFISSGEVKWGRASGLVMMLPHGYEGQGPEHSSARPERFLQLCADNNMQVVQPTTAAQIFHLLRRQMIRQFRKPLVIMTPKSLLRNKDAGSPLSELAKGSFHTVIGEVDESIDAKKVKRVVACSGKVYYDLVNARKERAQNDTAIIRVEQLYPFPHKSFAAELKKFPNMVELVWAQDEPQNQGPWFQIQHNIFESLDEGQKLAYAGRPASASPAVGYYDKHYAQQKALLDAAFSKLKGYVLTK, encoded by the coding sequence ATGATGCAACAATATAACGCTAACTCGTATTTGTTCGGCGGTAATGCGCCCTATGTAGAAGAACTGTACGAAGCGTATCTGAATAATCCTGGATCCGTGCCGGATAATTGGCGTGCGTATTTCGACGCCATGCAACACGTCCCCGCCGTTGATGGAACAAGCAAACCCGATGTGGCCCATGCGCCTGTCATCGCCTCGTTCGCTGAACGTGCTAAGCAAGGCCCGATTCGCACAGTGAGTGCTTCCGCTGATGCTGAAATGGGTCGCAAACGTGTCGCAGCTCAGCAATTAATTGCAGCATATCGCTTCCTCGGTAGCCGTTGGGCTAACCTCGATCCTTTGCAACGTCAAGAACGTCCATCTTTGCCTGAATTGGAACCAAGTTTCTATGGTTTCACCGATGCAGATATGGACATTCAGTTCAATATCAGCAACACCTATTTCGGCACAGAGACAGCCTCTTTGCGCGATCTCTTGAATTCCTTACGTGATACTTACTGCCGTTCTATCGGTGCTGAGTTCATGTACATCAGCGATCCAGCGGAAAAACGCTGGATGCAAGAAAAGCTCGAGTCCATTCGTTCTACGCCAAGCTTCACAGCGGAAAAGAAAAAACACATTCTTGATCGCTTGACAGCAGCAGAAGGTTTGGAGCGTTATCTTCATACACGTTACGTTGGTCAAAAGCGTTTCTCGCTCGAGGGTGGTGAGAGTTTTATCGCGTCTATCGATGAAACGATTCAACGCGCTGGTGAGCGTGGTGTTGAGGAAATCGTTATCGGTATGGCACACCGAGGCCGCTTGAACGTTTTGGTGAACACTTTGGGCAAAATGCCACAAGACTTGTTTGCTGAGTTCGAAGGCAAGCATGGCGATGATTTGCCAGCAGGCGACGTCAAGTACCATCAAGGTTTCTCCTCTGACGTGTCGACCCCAGGTGGTCCAGTTCACTTGTCTTTGGCCTTCAATCCATCGCACTTGGAAATCGTTAATCCAGTAGTGGAAGGTTCCGTTAAAGCACGTATGGATCGTCGTGGCGACAAAGACGGCTCACAAGTATTGCCAATCTTGGTTCACGGTGACGCTGCGTTTGCAGGTCAAGGCGTGGTCATGGAAACTTTGAACTTAGCGCAAACACGTGGCTATGGCACAGGCGGTACAGTTCACATCGTCATTAATAACCAAATTGGTTTCACAACATCCGATCCACGTGACGCACGTTCGACAACCTATTGCTCCGACGTCGTGAAGATGATCGAGGCTCCTGTATTGCACGTGAATGCTGATGATCCAGAAGCAGTTGTCTTGGCAACGCAAATCGCTCTCGACTATCGTATGACGTTCAAAAAAGACGTTGTGGTCGATATCATCTGCTACCGTAAGCTAGGTCATAACGAGCAAGATACACCAGCTTTGACACAACCTTTGATGTACAAAAAGATTGGTCAACATCCTGGTACGCGTAAGATGTACGCAGATAAACTGGTTGCGCAAGGCACAATTCCAGCGGATGGCGGCGATCAAATGGTGGCTGCATTCCGCGAGGCGATGGACGCTGGCAAACATACGCATGATCCAGTTATCTCTAATTTTAAGAATAAGTACGCGGTTGATTGGATTCCATTCTTGAATCGTAAGTGGACCGATGCCGCTGATACAGCAGTACCAACCACTGAGTTGAAGCGCTTGGCTGAACGCATCACGACAGTTCCAGAAGGTTTCAAACCACACAGCTTGGTTGAAAAAGTCTTGGGCGATCGCGCTGCGATGGGGCGTGGTGACATGAATCTCGACTGGGGTATGGGCGAACACTTGGCGTTTGCGAGCTTGGTGTCTTCTGGCTACGCCGTTCGTTTGACAGGTCAAGATGCTGGTCGTGGTACCTTCGTACACCGTCATGCAGTATTGCACGATCAAAATCGTGAACGTTGGGATGCAGGTACTTATATTCCATTGCAAAACATCTCCGACAAACAAGCACCATTCACAGTCATCGATTCCGTGTTGTCGGAAGAAGCGGTGCTCGGTTTTGAATATGGTTACTCCACTGCAGAACCAAATACATTGACGATTTGGGAAGCGCAATTCGGTGACTTCGCCAACGGTGCACAAGTTGTGATCGACCAATTCATCAGTTCCGGTGAAGTGAAGTGGGGTCGTGCCTCTGGTTTGGTCATGATGCTGCCGCACGGTTACGAAGGCCAAGGTCCAGAACACTCTTCAGCACGTCCAGAGCGTTTCTTGCAATTGTGTGCTGACAACAATATGCAAGTGGTTCAACCGACGACTGCAGCGCAGATTTTCCATCTCTTGCGTCGTCAGATGATTCGTCAATTCCGTAAGCCTTTGGTGATCATGACACCGAAGTCCTTATTGCGTAACAAAGATGCAGGTTCTCCATTGTCCGAGTTGGCAAAAGGTAGCTTCCACACTGTTATCGGTGAAGTGGATGAAAGCATCGACGCGAAGAAAGTGAAACGCGTTGTTGCTTGTTCGGGCAAAGTGTATTACGACTTGGTCAATGCTCGTAAAGAACGCGCGCAGAACGACACAGCAATCATTCGTGTGGAGCAGTTATATCCGTTCCCACATAAGAGTTTTGCAGCGGAATTGAAGAAATTCCCGAATATGGTGGAACTGGTTTGGGCGCAAGACGAACCACAAAACCAAGGTCCTTGGTTCCAAATTCAACACAATATTTTTGAAAGCTTGGATGAAGGTCAGAAACTTGCTTACGCTGGTCGTCCAGCAAGTGCATCGCCTGCTGTCGGCTATTACGACAAGCACTATGCGCAGCAAAAAGCTTTGTTGGATGCAGCCTTTTCAAAACTCAAAGGTTACGTTCTGACCAAATAA
- the odhB gene encoding 2-oxoglutarate dehydrogenase complex dihydrolipoyllysine-residue succinyltransferase, which yields MAIIEVKVPQLSESVAEATLLTWHKKVGQAVNRDENLVDVETDKVVLELPAPAAGVITQVIKGDGSTVVAGEVIAMLDTEATAGASAPAAAAPAAAPSAPAAAPAGNSAAGIAMPAAAKILAENGVSASAVDGTGKDGRVTKGDALAAVANKAAPAVAPLAAPAAKPALQQVAAPVAVNLGDRPEERVPMSRLRARIAERLVQSQSTNAILTTFNEVNMAPVMDLRNKYKDKFEKEHGVKLGFMSFFVKAAVAALKKYPILNASVDGNDIVYHGYFDIGIAVGSPRGLVVPILRNADQMTIAEIEKKIGEFGAKAKDGKLTLEDLTGGTFSISNGGTFGSMLSTPIINPPQSAILGVHATKDRAVVENGQIVVRPMNYLAMSYDHRIIDGREAVLGLVAMKEALEDPARLLLDL from the coding sequence ATGGCAATTATCGAAGTAAAAGTACCGCAATTATCTGAATCTGTTGCTGAAGCGACTTTGTTGACTTGGCATAAAAAAGTGGGCCAAGCAGTGAACCGTGATGAAAACTTGGTCGACGTTGAAACTGACAAGGTTGTGTTGGAATTGCCAGCGCCAGCAGCTGGCGTGATTACACAAGTGATCAAAGGCGACGGTAGCACAGTTGTTGCTGGCGAAGTGATCGCAATGCTCGATACAGAAGCAACAGCAGGTGCGTCTGCTCCTGCAGCAGCGGCACCAGCGGCTGCACCTTCTGCACCTGCAGCAGCACCTGCAGGTAATTCTGCTGCAGGTATTGCGATGCCAGCAGCAGCGAAAATTTTGGCGGAAAACGGTGTTTCCGCGAGCGCTGTAGATGGTACAGGCAAAGACGGTCGTGTAACTAAAGGTGATGCTTTGGCTGCAGTGGCAAACAAAGCGGCTCCTGCTGTCGCACCATTGGCTGCACCAGCGGCAAAACCAGCCTTGCAACAAGTCGCTGCACCAGTCGCAGTGAATCTTGGTGATCGCCCAGAAGAACGCGTACCGATGAGCCGTTTGCGTGCTCGTATCGCTGAGCGTTTGGTACAGTCCCAATCAACGAATGCGATTTTGACGACCTTCAACGAAGTCAACATGGCGCCAGTGATGGACTTGCGTAACAAGTACAAAGACAAGTTTGAAAAAGAACACGGTGTGAAATTGGGCTTCATGTCCTTCTTCGTCAAAGCTGCTGTTGCGGCACTGAAGAAATATCCGATTTTGAATGCGTCTGTTGATGGCAACGACATCGTTTATCACGGTTACTTTGATATCGGTATCGCAGTTGGCTCTCCACGTGGTTTGGTCGTGCCAATCTTGCGGAATGCTGATCAAATGACGATTGCCGAGATCGAAAAGAAAATCGGTGAGTTCGGTGCCAAAGCAAAAGACGGTAAATTGACTTTGGAAGATTTGACTGGCGGTACTTTCTCCATTTCCAATGGCGGTACTTTCGGTTCCATGTTGTCGACACCAATTATCAACCCACCACAATCTGCTATCTTGGGCGTTCACGCTACTAAAGATCGCGCTGTTGTTGAAAACGGTCAAATCGTGGTTCGTCCAATGAACTACTTGGCGATGTCTTACGATCACCGCATCATCGACGGCCGTGAAGCTGTTTTAGGTTTGGTTGCGATGAAAGAAGCGCTGGAAGATCCAGCTCGTTTATTGTTGGATCTGTAA
- a CDS encoding succinate dehydrogenase iron-sulfur subunit — protein sequence MARTLKFKIYRYDPDKDAKPYMQDLTVELQDNDKMLLDALQRIKADVDDSLALRRSCREGVCGSDAMNINGKNGLACTTNLNELTEPIVLRPLPGLPVIRDLIVDMTQFFKQYHSIKPYLINDSIPPEKERLQSPTEREELDGLYECILCACCSTSCPSFWWNPDKFVGPAGLLQAYRFIADSRDQATGERLDNLEDPYRLFRCHTIMNCVDVCPKGLNPTRAIGKIKELMVRRAV from the coding sequence ATGGCACGTACACTCAAATTTAAGATTTATCGCTACGATCCAGACAAGGATGCGAAGCCTTACATGCAAGACCTGACCGTTGAATTGCAAGACAACGACAAAATGTTGTTGGATGCTTTGCAGCGTATTAAAGCTGACGTTGATGACTCCTTGGCGTTGCGCCGCTCCTGCCGTGAAGGTGTGTGCGGTTCCGACGCGATGAACATCAACGGCAAAAATGGTTTGGCTTGTACCACCAACCTCAATGAATTGACTGAGCCTATCGTCTTGCGCCCATTGCCTGGCTTGCCAGTGATCCGCGATTTGATCGTCGATATGACGCAGTTCTTTAAGCAGTATCATTCGATCAAACCATACTTGATCAACGATAGCATTCCTCCCGAAAAAGAGCGTTTGCAATCACCGACAGAACGCGAAGAACTCGACGGCTTGTACGAATGTATTTTGTGCGCATGCTGCTCGACTTCCTGCCCATCATTCTGGTGGAATCCAGATAAGTTCGTTGGCCCAGCTGGTTTGTTGCAAGCGTATCGTTTCATCGCTGATTCCCGTGATCAAGCAACTGGCGAACGTTTGGATAACTTGGAAGATCCATACCGCTTGTTCCGCTGTCATACGATCATGAATTGCGTGGACGTTTGTCCAAAAGGATTGAACCCAACTCGTGCGATCGGCAAGATCAAAGAATTGATGGTTCGCCGCGCGGTTTAA
- the zapE gene encoding cell division protein ZapE translates to MNVQEFYQEAIEQRGFQADAAQKRAVDRLQQAYDDWVEFKSRRSNRLMRMISRPEVPRGVYMWGGVGRGKSFLMDSFYSVVPVVRKTRLHFHEFMRAVHRELDELKGLADPLNEVAARIAKKYRLICFDEFHVSDVADAMLLYNLMKALFDNGVSFIMTSNYHPDTLYPDGLHRDRMLPTIALLKEKLDVLNVDSGNDYRKRALEQVEAYLTPLNAHTDEALRKAFQKIAETKDEDPHVDIEGRRLKSLRRAGTIIWFDFSTLCGGPRSQNDYLEIASRFHTVILSSIPRMSAGMSSEARRFTWLIDVFYDNKVKLIMSAEVAPEELYTQGTLSNEFHRTVSRIIEMQSEDYMRADQREIVALLDHSHD, encoded by the coding sequence ATGAACGTCCAAGAGTTCTATCAAGAAGCCATCGAGCAACGTGGTTTTCAAGCGGATGCGGCGCAAAAGCGTGCAGTCGATCGCTTACAGCAAGCTTACGATGATTGGGTGGAATTCAAATCACGCAGATCGAATCGCTTGATGCGCATGATTAGTCGTCCTGAGGTTCCACGTGGTGTGTATATGTGGGGTGGGGTAGGGCGCGGCAAATCATTTTTGATGGATAGTTTTTATTCTGTCGTGCCTGTCGTCAGAAAAACGCGTCTACATTTCCACGAGTTTATGCGTGCTGTCCACCGCGAACTCGATGAATTGAAAGGTTTGGCCGATCCCCTCAACGAAGTCGCGGCTCGTATCGCGAAGAAATATCGCTTAATTTGTTTCGATGAGTTTCACGTGTCAGACGTGGCGGATGCGATGCTCTTGTACAACTTGATGAAGGCCTTGTTTGATAATGGCGTCTCCTTCATCATGACCTCGAACTATCATCCAGATACTTTGTATCCCGATGGGTTACACCGTGACCGCATGCTGCCGACGATCGCGTTATTGAAAGAAAAGCTCGACGTTTTGAATGTCGATTCGGGCAATGATTATCGCAAGCGCGCACTCGAACAAGTAGAAGCCTACCTGACGCCGCTCAATGCGCATACGGATGAAGCCCTTCGGAAAGCATTTCAGAAAATCGCTGAAACCAAAGACGAAGATCCACATGTCGATATCGAAGGACGTCGTCTGAAATCATTACGTCGCGCTGGAACCATTATTTGGTTTGATTTTTCGACCCTGTGCGGTGGTCCTCGCTCGCAAAATGATTACCTTGAAATCGCAAGTCGCTTTCATACAGTGATTTTGTCATCGATTCCGCGCATGTCCGCGGGTATGTCTTCAGAGGCACGGCGTTTTACGTGGTTGATTGACGTGTTTTACGATAACAAAGTAAAACTCATCATGTCGGCCGAGGTAGCGCCGGAAGAACTTTATACGCAAGGGACTTTGTCTAACGAATTTCATCGTACCGTCTCTCGCATTATCGAAATGCAATCCGAAGACTATATGCGTGCAGACCAAAGAGAGATCGTCGCCTTGTTAGATCATTCTCATGATTGA
- a CDS encoding FAD assembly factor SdhE: MMSAEFSGLHQSDPANRARLRWRARRGLLENDLILTRFLDAHEESLSDAEVDAFSRLMDLSDNALMDLLMARKEPEAELDLPHVHALVQRLRQA, translated from the coding sequence ATGATGTCTGCAGAATTCTCGGGATTGCATCAAAGTGATCCTGCTAACCGAGCAAGATTACGCTGGCGCGCACGCCGCGGCTTGCTGGAAAATGATTTGATCTTGACGCGTTTTTTAGATGCGCACGAAGAGAGCTTATCGGATGCCGAGGTCGATGCGTTTAGTCGCTTGATGGATCTCTCTGATAACGCTTTGATGGATTTGCTGATGGCCAGAAAAGAGCCAGAAGCGGAACTCGATTTGCCGCATGTGCATGCTTTGGTGCAGCGCTTGCGACAGGCTTGA